The stretch of DNA AAAAAATTTGAGCAGGTGCCTGTCAAGCTGGGGAAAGTAAATTACCCTTATTATCTTATGTATTGCACCAGTGATAAAATGGCGATTAATCAGACCGAGGGATCCTATCCACAAGATCCCATTGCCGACATTGTGGAGAGACAAAAGTTTGCAGATGAATGGTTATCAGCTCCCGAAAGATTTAGAAGATATTTTATGGGGTGGGAGCCGCGCACCAATCCTTCCGTAGAAGCGTCAATCAATATTTGTGACTGGAACGAAACCATGCACTACGTTGATGACGCCACCGGCCTGTGCGCCTTCTGCTCGTCATTCAGAGGCCAGTTTGGCGGTGCCACCGCATATCACATTTATAATATACCAACTTTCATCAACCTGGCCACAGGGATGAATATTGATGCCGACGACCTGTGGCAAATAGCCAGAAGGAACCGGAACCTGGTCAGGGCCATTAACATCAGCAGAGGCTTAAGAAGAGCTGATGAGAAGCCGCCTAAAGACCACTGGAAGAAAAGGGAGCCTGAAAAAGAGCAAGAACTTCTTGATGAGTATTATAAATTTAAAGGGTGGACCAATGACGGAATTCCGTCCAAAGCGACACTGGATAAACTGGGCTTGGATTACGTGGCTGAAGAATTCATCAAGAGAGGCATCTTGACCGGTAACGAGGATAATTGCTATACGGAAACTCCGTGTTACTCGGAAGTAAATAAAAGAGAAAGTGGGCAATTTTCATCGCTGCGTAAGTCTGCGGAATTTACTTTAACTGAATACTTACACCAGAATAAATAAGAGCAATAGTCAGGGGGGTGAAAATCGCGATGGGTAAGTTAGTTAAGAAAATAGTTAAAACAATAAAAGTTGATCTGGACAAATGCAACGGCTGTCGCGCTTGTGAGATAGCCTGCGCTGCGTTTCATGCCAAACCGAAGTATAGCAGCTTTAATCCGGCCCGGGCCCGGATCCGGGTGGTTATTGATGAGCGGAATGATGAGTGGGTTGCAATTCGCGCCACTGATTATACCAAAGCCGGATGTGATGGCAGACGCACTTATACAATAAACGGCAAGGAATACAGCGAGTGCAGTTTCTGCGGCACTATCTGCCCGACCAGGGATTTATTTTATGACCCCGATTCCGGCCTGCCTCTTAAATGCGATTTGTGTGAAGATGAAAAAGAGCCTTTGTGTGTTCAGATATGCAGCCGTAACGCCTTAACTTACGAAGAAAAGGAAGTTGAAGTTGAAGCTGAAGCTGAAGAACAGGTGAAGCCGGCCGAGATGGAAACAAGCTTGAAATCATTGGTAGATAAATATGGATTAAATAAGCTGCAGAACACCTTGACCCGAATTTCAAAGAGGAGCTAAAATCTAATGTGAAATATAAAAAAAAAAGTAGTGTGAAATGTGTGAATAGGTCGAAATGTAAAATAATTTGAAAGAAGAGGAAAAGTCGTGGATACTGAAGCCCCAATTAAAGAGGTAATAGAGGAAATAAAAGAGAGCGGTGGAGACGCCGTCAAATTCTGCTATCAATGCGGAAAATGCGATACTGTTTGCCCCTGGAACAAAGTCAGAACTTTCAGTATGCGTAAGCTAATCCGAGAGGCCACATTTGGATTGACCGAGATAGAACATGAAGAGATTTGGCGTTGTACTACCTGCGGAAAGTGCGCTCAGATATGTCCCAGGGACGTACAGCAGATCCAAAACATGGTAGCCTTGCGCAGGATGGCCACGGGATATGGTGTATTTCCCGCCGCTATTAAGCCTGTTCGCGCTGCAAGCGCGGGCCTAACTTCAGATGGCAACCCCTTTGGTGAAGAACGTACCAAAAGGGCGGAATGGGCCAAGGGGCACTCTGTACAAACCTTCGAAGAAGGAATGGAAATTTTATATTTTCCCGGCTGCTACCCCAGCTATGATGCAAGATTAAAGAAAGTAGCAGTTGCCACAGCCAAAATCCTTAATAAGGCAGGGGTAGAATTCGGAATACTGGGTGCCGGGGAGAATTGCTGTGGGGAAAGCATTCGCAAGACAGGCAACGAGGAATTATTCAAGCAATTAGCCAGGGAAAATATCAAAACTTTTATTGACAACGGGGTTAAGAGAATCCTTGTTTCTTCTCCCCATTGCTACCATACCTTCAGGAATGAATATCCTGAATTCAATGTACACTTTGAGATAGTGCATATCTCCCAGTATTTATTCGAGCTGATTAATGAGGGAAGGCTTCAGATCAGCAAGGAGTATGCTAAAAAAATTACTTATCATGACCCCTGTTATCTGGGTCGACATAACGGCATATATGACGAACCGCGAGAAGTTTTAAAGAAGATACCTGGTTTAGAGCTGATCGAGATGCCTGAGTCGCGGGAAAATAGTTTTTGTTGTGGCATGGGCGGAGGCAGGATTTGGGCGGAAACGCCAATGTTTGAAAGATTTGCCAACCTCAGATTAGAGCAAGCTATTGGGGTTGGGGCTGAGGAGCTAGTTACCGCCTGTCCCTATTGCATCACCAACTTTGAAGATAGCAGGGTAGTCCTGAATTATGATGATGTTATCCAGGTTAAGGACATTACGGAGATCCTCCAAGAAGTTATTTAACGGAAAGGCACCTACCAGGGCGGAAGGAGCTATATCAACTTAATGGTGGTGTACACACTTCAACTATATCCGATACCAGATCGGGCACATAACACCTTGGACACAATCCAGGTTGAATGTTTGTTATCAACCTGAGATCGAATGCGCCGTCGGCATACTTATTACTTTGGCATTGACTTCTTTGGTCATGCACGCGGAGGCTGGTTGGGTGTATATTCCACCCGGATCGACTTGGTTGTTCAATACATTAAATACGGCTGACCCGGCCAAACCCGGACAGTACGGGTAAATAAAAACTGATGAGGACTGAGACAAATGGAAAAAGAAGAAAGAATTGAAGGACAGCTTATAAAAAGTCTTGCAGGCAGTAATTTTGGAGATGTTATGATCGTTGGTGGCGGGATTAGCGGTATTCAAGCCTCACTTGACCTTGCCACTGCCGGTTTTAAAGTCTACCTGGTAGACAAAGCACCGACCATTGGCGGCCACATGTCCCAGCTAGATAAAACCTTTCCAACCAACGACTGCTCCATGTGCATAGAATCGCCTAAATTTGTTGAATGTAACAGGCATCCCAATATAGAAATCATGACCTATACAGAAGTTGTCGGTGTCGAAGGGGAAGCAGGAGACTTTAAGGTAACATTGATTAAAAAGCCCAGGTATGTAATAGAGAGCAAATGTACAGGTTGTGGTACCTGTGTAGAATATTGCCCGGTTACATACCCTGATCAATATAATCAAGAGATATCACAGAATAAAGCCATTCATGTATACTTTTCTCAAGCAGTTCCCCTTGTCACTTATATAGATGAAAGCTGCCGTTACCTAAAAGGAAAGACATGTACTGTATGCCAGGCAGTTTGTAAGAATGACGCCATAGATTTTAGTCAAACGGCGGAGAAGTTAGAAATAGAAGTAGGTGCAATAATTTTATCACCGGGCTTTGAGCCATTTGACCCCAAACCTAGGGATGACTATGGCTACGGAAAGTATGAGAACGTGGTAACCAGCATGGACTAT from Desulfoscipio gibsoniae DSM 7213 encodes:
- a CDS encoding (Fe-S)-binding protein → MDTEAPIKEVIEEIKESGGDAVKFCYQCGKCDTVCPWNKVRTFSMRKLIREATFGLTEIEHEEIWRCTTCGKCAQICPRDVQQIQNMVALRRMATGYGVFPAAIKPVRAASAGLTSDGNPFGEERTKRAEWAKGHSVQTFEEGMEILYFPGCYPSYDARLKKVAVATAKILNKAGVEFGILGAGENCCGESIRKTGNEELFKQLARENIKTFIDNGVKRILVSSPHCYHTFRNEYPEFNVHFEIVHISQYLFELINEGRLQISKEYAKKITYHDPCYLGRHNGIYDEPREVLKKIPGLELIEMPESRENSFCCGMGGGRIWAETPMFERFANLRLEQAIGVGAEELVTACPYCITNFEDSRVVLNYDDVIQVKDITEILQEVI